The segment AATCTGGGTCAGACCCATGAGGGGTAATACCCCTCGACATTTGATTCTGTCTTGTCAGCAGCTTAATAAGACGCAACATCCTGGTAAACTTTTGGATGGTCAAGTATCAGAAGTGGCAATGGAAATTGGTCAAAAAGTGCGCGTTCGGCGACTGCGCGATCGTGTCCCCCAAGATGTGGTTAAAAAGCTCGGAGCAACTGGCGTTATCAGCCAATACAAAGTGGTTGATGGCAAAGGCATTGGTTTACTCGTCCAGTTTGAGGATAAATACTCAACCTGGTTTTTTGAGGATGAGTTGGAAACGATCGGCTAATCGAGCTAAGAATTCGACCAGTCGATACCATAGGGGTTAGGGAATCAAGCAGTTTGCCTTTTTCCCTGACCCCTCTTCTCATGAATCGCCCCTTTTTGCGGATTTGGATATGGCTTTTATATTGACGTTTTTAGGTAAAGGCGGAACCGGACGGACAACTTGCGCGATCGCGGCTGCCAAAAAGTTTGCCGCTCAAGGAAAGCGCGTTTTACTGGTCGGACAAGATCCGACTCCGGCTTTTGGTTTAGCACTCGGAACAACGGTTGGCGTTGATCCACAAGAAATTTCTGCCAACTTCAGCGCCGTTCAACTTCAGACAACAACGCTGCTCGAACGCAGTTGGGAAGAAGTGAAAAAGTTGGAGGCGCAATATCTCCAGTCGCCGATTCTGAAAAATGTGTTTGGTCAGGAATTAACGATTTTTCCAGGCTTGGATCAGCTGCTCGCTTTGAATGCCCTGCGAGAGTTTGATAGCCGCTATGACGTAATTATCTACGATGGTGCAGGCAATCAAGATACGCTGCGATTGTTAGGAACGCCTGAGACACTGAGTTGGTATATTCGTCGATTCCGTCAGGTCTTTATCGATTCAGATTTAGGGAAAACGGTTTCGATGTTGATTCAACCGATCGCTGCTGCAATTTTCACGAACAACAATTTCGTCGGGGATAACTTTGCCCAGCCGACTCGTCAAGCCAATGATCTGTTAGATCAAGGGAAGCAAGCGGTGAATGATCCGAAACGCATGGCGGCTTTCTTAGTGACGACTGAAGATGAAGCTGCGATCGCGAGTGCAAAATATCTCTGGGGCAGCGCGCAACAAATTGGCTTAACCGTTGCAGGCGTTTTGTGTAATCGTTCCAGCGATGCTTCTGCGGTCAGCGAAGCATTTCAGCCTTTGCCAATTTCAGCGATTCCGGTTCAGCCCGTGAATGACTGGCAGTCCCTGATCGATGCATTGCCAGAACTCGATCACACTTCTGAAGCCCCGAGACCGATCGCGGTGAATGTCGCCGAAAGAAAAGTAAGCTTATTCTTGCCGGGATTTGATAAAAAGCAAGTCAAACTGACCCAGTATGGGACAGAAATCACGATCGAAGCGGGCGATCAGCGGCGCAATATCGACCTGCCTGCGCCATTACGCGGGCAACCTGTGACAGGCGCAAAATTCCAAGACGGCTATTTAATCATCTCGTTTTAGCGTGTCTTAGTCGTCCGCGATTATTCAATTCACGACCCTAACCTTATGACTGAATCTTCTGAACTTCAAACCGAGCGCTCTGCCAAAACTCGCCAGATTCTGGGGATGAAAGGCGCAGACGTGAAAGAATCTTCGATCTGGAAGATTCGGCTGCAATTGATGAAGCCGATTACCTGGATTCCGCTGATGTGGGGAATTCTCTGCGGTGCGGCTTCGTCTGGAAACTATCATTGGGCACTCGAAGATGTGCTGAAATCTGCGGCTTGTATGCTGCTGGCAGGACCACTGCTCACAGGCTACACGCAGATTATGAACGACTACTACGATCGCGAGATCGACGCCATCAACGAACCGTATCGTCCGATTCCATCGGGTGCGATCCCTCTGAACCAAGTTGTGATCCAAATTTGGTTCTTGCTCCTCAGCGGTGTGGGACTTGCCTATGTTTTGGATCGTTGGGCAGGGCATGAATTTCCAACGATTACGGTACTGGCGATCGCCGGATCATTCTTGTCTTATATCTACTCAGCACCCCCTCTCAAACTCAAACAAAATGGCTGGCTAGGCTGTTATGCGCTCGGTGCAAGCTATATTGCGATTCCCTGGTGGACAGGACATGCTTTATTTGGCGATCTGAATCCGACCATTATTATCTTGACCTTGTTCTACAGTTTTTCGGGCTTGGGAATTGCGATCGTCAACGATTTCAAGAGCGTCGAAGGCGATAAAGCGCTAGGACTCAAATCACTTCCGGTCATGTTTGGAGTAACAACAGCGGCTTGGATTTGTGTAGCAATGATTGATGTTTTTCAAGCAGGAGTTGCAGGTTATCTGATGACCATTCATCAAAATCTGATGGCGACGCTGCTGATCTTGTTAATCATTCCGCAGATCACCTTTCAAGATATGTACTTCCTGCGAGACCCGATCAAGAACGATGTTAAATATCAAGCCAGCGCCCAACCCTTTCTTGTGTTTGGCATGTTGGTGACGGCGTTAGCATTAGGACATGCAAATATTTAGCCTTGATTTGCGATCGCTAACCCCGGAATCAAAGGGATTGCGATCGCAAAATCCTGAAAGTCTTGTAGACTAAACGTCAGTAATTCTTCAAATTCGGTCATGATTCTGACCCCGCAGCAGAGATCATCCGTTTGAAGAACACGGTTGACGTAAGAATCGCTTTCCGTCAATCTAACAGAGATGAATTCCCTGGTTTCTGCGGATCTTTTCTTCTGCTTTGTGATAAGAGGCACAATCGTGGCACAGCATCGCTCAAAACGTAGAGAAAAACCGACTCGGATGGATCAATCTTCAACAGGGCTGGACTCTATGACAGACGGAACAGGAAAGAAGCGCCAAGTGAAGCCAAAATCTAGACGAGAACGCGCCCGCAACCCTTTATCCGCAGGAGTAACGAAGCTCATGGAGCATCCTCGGATGGCAGGGGTGCGAAGGTTTTTAGATGTTACCACTCGTCGCCTTGAAGCACTAGACCATAAGATACCTGCACCGATCAAAAATCCGGTGGTACAAAAGCGAGTCGCGATCGGGATTGTCATTTTGGGCGGAGCTGGACTATTCCGATATGCTGCGATTCAAGTCGATCAAAGCTTACCTGACCCGGCTGAATTAAAGACATTTGCTCGTCCCGGAACACTGACCATCCGAGCTTCCGACGGATCAGTTTTACATCAATTGGGTCCCGCAACGCGCGATCAAGTGGCGGTTGATCGGATTCCGAAGCGATTGATCGAT is part of the Leptolyngbya boryana PCC 6306 genome and harbors:
- the petP gene encoding cytochrome b6f subunit PetP, translated to MRGNTPRHLILSCQQLNKTQHPGKLLDGQVSEVAMEIGQKVRVRRLRDRVPQDVVKKLGATGVISQYKVVDGKGIGLLVQFEDKYSTWFFEDELETIG
- a CDS encoding Get3/ArsA fold putative tail anchor-mediating ATPase NosAFP gives rise to the protein MAFILTFLGKGGTGRTTCAIAAAKKFAAQGKRVLLVGQDPTPAFGLALGTTVGVDPQEISANFSAVQLQTTTLLERSWEEVKKLEAQYLQSPILKNVFGQELTIFPGLDQLLALNALREFDSRYDVIIYDGAGNQDTLRLLGTPETLSWYIRRFRQVFIDSDLGKTVSMLIQPIAAAIFTNNNFVGDNFAQPTRQANDLLDQGKQAVNDPKRMAAFLVTTEDEAAIASAKYLWGSAQQIGLTVAGVLCNRSSDASAVSEAFQPLPISAIPVQPVNDWQSLIDALPELDHTSEAPRPIAVNVAERKVSLFLPGFDKKQVKLTQYGTEITIEAGDQRRNIDLPAPLRGQPVTGAKFQDGYLIISF
- the chlG gene encoding chlorophyll synthase ChlG, with the translated sequence MTESSELQTERSAKTRQILGMKGADVKESSIWKIRLQLMKPITWIPLMWGILCGAASSGNYHWALEDVLKSAACMLLAGPLLTGYTQIMNDYYDREIDAINEPYRPIPSGAIPLNQVVIQIWFLLLSGVGLAYVLDRWAGHEFPTITVLAIAGSFLSYIYSAPPLKLKQNGWLGCYALGASYIAIPWWTGHALFGDLNPTIIILTLFYSFSGLGIAIVNDFKSVEGDKALGLKSLPVMFGVTTAAWICVAMIDVFQAGVAGYLMTIHQNLMATLLILLIIPQITFQDMYFLRDPIKNDVKYQASAQPFLVFGMLVTALALGHANI